The following is a genomic window from Adhaeribacter radiodurans.
TTTAAAAGCAAACCGACGAATTACACCGCTTAAACCAGAGGGAGGAACTGCCGTACCAAAAACTGCCGAAACATTAGGCCGTTCAATAGAATGCAGCACTTCTACATCTACAGGCTGTTGAGTAGGTCGTTCCCAGCTATAACCCGATTGCTCCGCATCGGTACGGTGGGGTTTCATGGGGTAAGTTGGATCGTTTTCCGGATCGGCATCAATGCCCCATCCTTTTATATGCGAATAATCTTTTCTTAAATTTTCCATAGTTGTTCAACTTTACATTCTGGCTGATGGGGGAATTAATACAGGTTTAATACAATTATCCAGCTTGGCCGAAAACAAACGGTAACCATCGGCCACGTCTTCTAAAGGAATACGGTGGGTAATCATGGCTTTCGGGTTTAAGATTCCGTTTTGCACGTGTTCGATCAAGCGCGGTAATAACCGTTTTACCGAAGCCTGATTAGCCCGGATGGTTAAACCTTTGTTCAGCACGTTACCAATAGGCACCAGGTTATCAGTTGGACCATAAACCCCCACCACGGAAACAATACCGCCTTTTTTCACGGAGTTAATCGCCCAGTGCAAAGCCGTAGCAGAACCTGCCTGCATTAAAGTTTTTCGACCGGTTATGGTTTGCATGGCATTACCAGCAGCTTCTGCTCCAACCGCATCAATTACTACATCGGCGCCCATCCAATCGGTAGTTTTTTTAATAAATACCACCGGGTCTTCCATTTCCCGGAAATTATAGGCCTCGCACTGCGCATAATTACGCACAAACTCCAACCGATAATCTACGTGGTCGATAACAATAACGCGCCCTGCTCCAAATAACCAGGAACATTTAGCTGCCATAATTCCTACTGGTCCGGCCCCAAATACTACCACAGTATCGCCCGGTTGAATACCACCCATTTCGGCAGCCTGATAACCGGTTGGCACTACGTCGGTGAGTAAAACGGCATCTTCCGGGTCCATGCCTTCGGGTATTACAGTTGGGCCCACGTTGGCATAAGGTACCCGCACGTATTCCGCCTGGCCGCCGTGAAACCCGCCGGCAGTATGCGAATAGCCAAAAATACCGCCTACAGCTGTTGCCATGGGGTTAGATTCGTGGCAGTTTCCAAATAATCCTTGTTTACAAAAATGACACTTGCCGCAGGCTATATTAAAGGGCACCAATACATGGTCCCCCACTTTTAATTTAGTTACTTCGGCACCAATTTCTTCTACTACCCCAATAAACTCGTGGCCAAAGGTGGTACCCACACGAGTATCGGGCACGTTGCCATTATATAAATGCAAATCGGACCCGCAAATACAAGAGCGAGTAACCCGAACAATAGCATCCTCTGGGTGCTTAATTTCGGGCATTGGTTTCTGAGTGACGCGAATCCGCTTCGGCCCTCGATAATCCATTGCTAGCATAGAAATCTTCCTTATTAGTTAGAATGAGAAATTTGTTTAGATTTAAAGCACGTTTTATTAGCACTTTAAATAGTTCCTACTCCGGAACAACCTTCTTGATTACTTAATTACCTGGTTAAAGGTTTAGCTAGAGATAGAATAAAATAGGACTATTTAAAAAGTTAAACGCTGATTTAAGACAATAAAAATCTTGTTTCAGGCTACACCGTTTACGGGTAAAATTTTTAAAAATAACAATCTTACTGAAACAGATAAGCATACACTAAAATCTTTAAACCGTGAAAATTCAGCAACTAAGCCGCCCTAAAAAGTACAAACTGTAAGTGCCCAAGCAGGTAAAAAATGAATACTAAGCTGAAAATTGGAAATTACTGGCTGTTAGCAGGCCTCAGGATTATTTTTATTTGCTGTAGCGAAATAAGACAACAAAAAAGCAAAGTTCTAAAAAAGACTTTACCTTAAAATCACCAAACTATCCGCTGCGTATCGAGCAAGATTTGGAATTAGTTATTTACAATTAAGTCAAGAAACAAAAGCGCAATAAAGTAAATCCGCGGGATTCTATAATTATCCTTCCAAAGGAAACTATTCTACTACCTAGCCAAATAGGTTCCTTCGAAAAAATAGAATCAATTCACTCATTTTTGTTCGGTTACTTACACTATTCATTACAAAGAATAAGGCTTCTTCAGAATTCTCTTATTCTTAATCTAAAACACACTTGTTCAAGTAATCTTATACTTACTTATAAAGTATTACAACGGGTAAACAAATAAACCGCAAAATAGTACACGTATGCAGGTTAATAAAACGTAGCTTCGGAAATGCCAGCCTCAAAAGTACCTTTGTATAGTGCCTTAGTGGCAAACTTAGCCATTGCTATTACTAAATTTATTGCTGCGAGCGTTACAGGTAGTTCGGCGATGGTTTCGGAAGGCATACACTCGGTAGTGGATACCACGAACGAGGTATTACTGCTATTTGGCATTGCGAAAAGTAAAAAACCAGCGAACGACAAACGACCTTTTGGTTACGGCAAGGAACTCTATTTTTGGGCATTTATTGTTTCTATTTTAATATTTGGGATTGGCGGAGGTATTTCTTTTTACGAAGGGGTTCAGCATTTACTCCACCCAGTACCCATAGAAGATCCTAAATGGAATTATATCGTGTTAGGAGCCGCCTTTGTTTTTGATGGTATTTCTTTTATTACTGCCCTAAAAGAATTTAACCGGCAACGTGGCAGCACCCGGTTTTGGAAAGCTGTTCGGCACAGCAAAGACCCTTCTACCTTTGTAGTATTGTTTGAAGATACAGCCGAT
Proteins encoded in this region:
- a CDS encoding zinc-dependent alcohol dehydrogenase, which produces MLAMDYRGPKRIRVTQKPMPEIKHPEDAIVRVTRSCICGSDLHLYNGNVPDTRVGTTFGHEFIGVVEEIGAEVTKLKVGDHVLVPFNIACGKCHFCKQGLFGNCHESNPMATAVGGIFGYSHTAGGFHGGQAEYVRVPYANVGPTVIPEGMDPEDAVLLTDVVPTGYQAAEMGGIQPGDTVVVFGAGPVGIMAAKCSWLFGAGRVIVIDHVDYRLEFVRNYAQCEAYNFREMEDPVVFIKKTTDWMGADVVIDAVGAEAAGNAMQTITGRKTLMQAGSATALHWAINSVKKGGIVSVVGVYGPTDNLVPIGNVLNKGLTIRANQASVKRLLPRLIEHVQNGILNPKAMITHRIPLEDVADGYRLFSAKLDNCIKPVLIPPSARM
- a CDS encoding cation diffusion facilitator family transporter, coding for MPASKVPLYSALVANLAIAITKFIAASVTGSSAMVSEGIHSVVDTTNEVLLLFGIAKSKKPANDKRPFGYGKELYFWAFIVSILIFGIGGGISFYEGVQHLLHPVPIEDPKWNYIVLGAAFVFDGISFITALKEFNRQRGSTRFWKAVRHSKDPSTFVVLFEDTADLLGLTVAFLGVFLGHNYNNPLFDGLASIVIGLILTAISGLLAKESRSLLMGESADPEVLDEITQLTEAHPTVQKVLRPLSMYLAPEEIILILIVAFREEVTSAEVTKAIITIRQNIQERFPSIKQIFIEPEMLSAAS